One part of the Thermodesulfobacterium commune DSM 2178 genome encodes these proteins:
- a CDS encoding YveK family protein, translating to MEEKVVKETCKDEIDLYELLLVLKKRAKLIGAVVFASVVIATIAVFLMPNIYQARATVWVDSFLTPALIQSLQTVQSTEPKNVFLSLPNSPPNANNLALSILNSIEFKKNVLKILESSYGSLKKIGLDNIDEEDLEKILQSKVDPKTQSIMITAIHQDKKIAKDIVSAAVEELDRELKRVSENYKTTFIKNPDKNREYNFFVLNIIEKPTYFDQPVKPKRKLIIAVSAVSALFLGVFLAFVLEWWANMRKVKS from the coding sequence GTGGAAGAAAAAGTTGTTAAAGAGACCTGTAAAGATGAAATTGATCTTTATGAGCTTTTACTTGTTTTAAAGAAAAGAGCTAAATTGATAGGAGCTGTTGTTTTTGCTTCGGTTGTAATTGCAACGATTGCAGTGTTTTTAATGCCCAATATATATCAGGCAAGGGCTACTGTTTGGGTAGATTCATTTTTAACACCAGCTTTGATACAGAGTTTGCAAACAGTTCAGTCAACGGAGCCTAAAAATGTTTTTCTTAGTCTACCAAACTCACCGCCAAACGCAAATAATTTAGCTCTTTCTATACTAAATAGTATAGAATTTAAAAAAAATGTTTTAAAAATTTTAGAGAGCTCCTATGGCAGTCTAAAAAAAATAGGACTTGATAACATAGATGAAGAAGATTTAGAAAAAATATTACAATCAAAGGTTGACCCAAAGACTCAGTCTATTATGATTACAGCTATTCATCAGGATAAAAAAATTGCAAAAGATATTGTATCGGCTGCGGTGGAGGAGCTGGACAGGGAGTTAAAAAGAGTTTCAGAAAACTATAAAACTACGTTTATTAAAAATCCAGATAAAAACAGGGAATACAACTTTTTTGTTTTAAATATAATTGAAAAGCCTACATATTTTGACCAGCCAGTAAAACCTAAAAGGAAGTTGATTATAGCTGTTTCTGCAGTGAGTGCTCTTTTTCTTGGTGTGTTTCTTGCATTTGTGCTTGAGTGGTGGGCTAACATGAGAAAGGTTAAGTCTTAA
- a CDS encoding HAD-IIIA family hydrolase, with product MNLKNFHFDKSWTLFLDRDGVLNKKIENDYVRRWEQFEFLPGVIEAMKILREVFGKIIILTNQRGIGRGFMTKFFK from the coding sequence ATGAATTTGAAAAACTTTCACTTTGACAAAAGCTGGACTTTGTTTTTAGATAGAGATGGAGTTTTAAACAAGAAAATAGAAAATGATTACGTTAGAAGATGGGAACAGTTTGAGTTTTTACCTGGTGTTATCGAAGCGATGAAGATATTAAGAGAAGTATTCGGAAAAATTATAATTTTGACCAACCAAAGAGGTATAGGAAGAGGTTTTATGACAAAATTTTTTAAATAA
- a CDS encoding nucleotidyltransferase family protein — protein sequence MVKEAIVLAGGLGTRLRNVIKDIPKPMADINGKPFLEYVLKYLSHMEIKNVVLSVGYKHESIINYFGNSFLNLGLKYSIEEKPLGTGGAIKKSLNLINSKDVFVLNGDTIFLVDLRDFYRFHKSKKSFVTIALKEILNPERYGSVEIDEKSKIRSFYEKGIKKDKTLINGGIYIINKEFFLSQNLPYKFSFEKDFLQKFYKDFDFYGYVSDAYFIDIGIPEDYEKAKNEFEKLSL from the coding sequence ATGGTCAAGGAAGCAATAGTCCTTGCTGGTGGACTTGGAACAAGATTAAGAAATGTTATTAAAGATATTCCAAAGCCCATGGCTGATATAAATGGCAAACCCTTTCTTGAATATGTTTTAAAATATTTGTCACATATGGAAATCAAAAATGTGGTTTTATCTGTAGGTTATAAACATGAATCGATAATAAATTATTTCGGAAACTCGTTTTTAAATTTAGGTTTAAAATATTCCATAGAAGAAAAGCCGTTAGGTACTGGAGGAGCTATCAAAAAGAGTTTAAATTTGATTAATTCTAAAGATGTTTTTGTTTTAAATGGAGATACTATTTTTTTAGTAGATTTAAGAGATTTTTACCGCTTTCATAAATCAAAAAAATCATTCGTTACCATAGCCTTAAAAGAAATATTAAATCCAGAAAGATATGGAAGTGTAGAAATTGATGAAAAAAGCAAGATAAGATCATTCTACGAAAAGGGTATAAAAAAAGATAAAACTTTGATAAACGGTGGTATCTACATTATTAATAAAGAGTTTTTTTTATCTCAAAATCTACCATATAAATTTTCGTTTGAAAAAGATTTTCTCCAAAAGTTTTATAAAGATTTTGATTTTTACGGATATGTTTCAGATGCTTATTTTATTGATATAGGAATCCCTGAGGACTATGAAAAAGCAAAAAATGAATTTGAAAAACTTTCACTTTGA
- a CDS encoding GHMP family kinase ATP-binding protein: MIIRSCAPLRLGLAGGGTDVSPYSDLYGGAVLNATISMYAYATLEPRDDGKIVFNSVDTQKKVVLDSNEYLEIEGELDLLKGIYNRIVRDFTKTPLSFELTTYVDAPPGSGLGSSSTLVVAVLGAFVEWLRLPLGEYEIAHLAFEIERKDLKMAGGKQDQYAATFGGFNFMEFYDNDRVIVNPLRIKPEIINELQFRLLLYYTGTSRLSSKIIEAQMKNVIEKKEKSVEAMHKLKEQAILMKEAILKGELDKVGEILDYGWQYKKQMAEGITNPVIEEIYETAKKAGAIGGKISGAGGGGFMMLYCPENTRYKVIEALQKFGGEFRRYQFTKYGLETWKA, translated from the coding sequence ATGATAATTCGGTCTTGTGCACCTTTAAGACTTGGGCTTGCAGGTGGGGGAACCGATGTAAGTCCCTATTCTGATTTATATGGTGGGGCAGTTTTAAATGCTACCATATCAATGTATGCCTATGCAACCCTTGAACCACGAGATGACGGAAAAATAGTTTTTAATTCAGTAGACACGCAAAAAAAAGTGGTGCTTGACTCAAATGAATACTTAGAAATTGAAGGCGAATTAGATCTTCTAAAAGGGATATACAACAGAATTGTAAGAGATTTCACTAAAACCCCCCTTTCTTTTGAACTAACAACTTATGTAGATGCTCCTCCTGGCTCTGGGCTTGGAAGTTCATCAACTCTTGTTGTCGCTGTTTTAGGAGCATTTGTAGAATGGCTTAGATTGCCGCTCGGAGAATATGAAATCGCACATCTTGCGTTTGAAATAGAGAGAAAAGACCTTAAAATGGCTGGAGGAAAACAAGATCAATACGCTGCAACATTTGGAGGGTTCAACTTTATGGAATTTTACGATAACGACAGAGTTATTGTTAATCCACTAAGAATAAAACCAGAGATTATTAATGAACTTCAATTCAGATTACTCCTTTATTATACAGGCACAAGTAGACTCTCTTCAAAAATCATCGAGGCTCAAATGAAAAATGTTATTGAAAAAAAGGAAAAGTCAGTTGAAGCAATGCATAAACTGAAGGAACAAGCTATACTCATGAAGGAAGCAATACTTAAAGGTGAACTGGATAAAGTGGGAGAAATTTTAGATTATGGATGGCAGTATAAAAAACAAATGGCAGAAGGTATTACAAATCCTGTGATTGAAGAAATATATGAGACTGCTAAAAAGGCTGGAGCAATTGGAGGAAAAATATCAGGCGCAGGTGGTGGCGGATTTATGATGCTTTATTGTCCAGAAAATACAAGGTATAAAGTAATTGAAGCATTGCAAAAATTTGGCGGAGAGTTCAGAAGATATCAGTTTACAAAATATGGATTGGAAACATGGAAGGCATAA
- a CDS encoding glycosyltransferase, with amino-acid sequence MIRNIVNKQKILFLSSRLPYPPIGGDRLKNYWLLKILSKHFKAHLVSIVEEEIPKEFYDWTNEIGITFKLFPKRKTQFYLNALKSLYNGLPLQVNYYYFKDVQQYINSIYTEYDLIFSTLVRTAKYVMELNKPKILDMADSIGLNYRRSAQNTKSILWRFIYSYESAKLLEFEEKCIEIFDKTLFFNREEREFFLNENKTEWIPHGVNEDLLIYEKVNPNYKNYVAFFGKMNYQPNIDAVLWFIDKVFPHLNKNIKFIIVGAYPPKKITSLKDKYSDIEITGFVEDPYEILKSALCVVAPMRTGGGIQNKILECMALGTVNVVSSLAAKPIGAKNMEHFIVVDDPKEMANIINNIHAHPDKYEHIKRNAREYIKNNFTWTIYEKKY; translated from the coding sequence ATGATTAGAAATATTGTTAATAAACAAAAAATTCTTTTTCTTTCTTCTCGGCTTCCATATCCGCCAATCGGTGGAGATAGGCTCAAGAACTACTGGTTACTTAAAATTCTTTCCAAACATTTTAAAGCTCATCTGGTGTCAATAGTTGAAGAAGAAATACCAAAGGAATTTTATGATTGGACAAATGAAATTGGAATTACATTTAAACTTTTTCCAAAACGAAAAACTCAATTTTATCTGAATGCTCTGAAATCACTATATAATGGTTTACCTTTACAGGTGAATTATTACTATTTCAAAGATGTTCAACAATACATAAATTCCATCTATACCGAATATGATCTGATTTTCTCAACACTTGTTAGAACTGCTAAATACGTTATGGAGTTAAATAAACCTAAAATTTTAGATATGGCTGATTCTATAGGCTTAAATTATAGAAGAAGTGCACAAAATACGAAATCAATACTTTGGAGATTTATTTATAGCTATGAAAGTGCGAAATTGTTAGAATTTGAGGAAAAATGTATTGAAATATTTGACAAAACTTTATTTTTTAATAGAGAGGAAAGAGAATTTTTTCTAAATGAAAATAAAACTGAATGGATCCCACATGGAGTAAATGAAGATCTACTAATTTACGAAAAGGTAAATCCAAATTACAAAAATTATGTTGCCTTTTTCGGAAAGATGAATTATCAGCCAAATATAGATGCTGTTTTGTGGTTCATAGATAAGGTTTTTCCACATTTAAATAAAAACATTAAATTTATTATAGTTGGAGCCTACCCTCCAAAAAAAATTACTTCCCTAAAAGATAAATATTCAGATATTGAAATTACTGGTTTTGTAGAAGATCCATATGAAATATTAAAATCTGCCTTGTGTGTTGTAGCTCCTATGAGAACAGGAGGAGGAATTCAGAATAAAATTCTTGAGTGTATGGCTTTGGGAACAGTTAATGTTGTCTCTTCCTTGGCAGCAAAACCCATAGGTGCCAAAAATATGGAACATTTTATAGTAGTTGACGACCCAAAGGAAATGGCAAATATAATAAACAATATCCATGCTCATCCTGATAAATATGAACACATCAAACGGAATGCGAGAGAATATATTAAAAATAACTTCACCTGGACCATTTATGAAAAAAAATATTAA
- a CDS encoding glycosyltransferase family 2 protein — translation MKIQNKIYVIIVSYNKVNSVIKAVESVMNNDLNIEIILIDNSENIKIFNGLKNKLEIYNNIFFINNKTNLGFSKAVNQGIKIAIENKTDYILLLNDDAYLDKNCLPLLINALEKDKKALLAGPTIFYEKYPNKVWHTGGYFNKLTMGIDIPYKNKTVDFSFFKILQPKKVDFLTGCVLLLKKEAIEKVGFFDENLFFYGEDLDYSLRVKKAGFELLWVPNAFAWHDIDIIKYRTTPFVLYNLAKSNVLVRKKLFDRSLFYYYLVLHFFLYTPFRIYQILRGSKNFESIKAWIKGTIEGLKND, via the coding sequence ATGAAAATACAAAACAAAATTTATGTAATCATTGTATCTTACAATAAGGTAAATTCTGTAATTAAAGCAGTTGAATCTGTTATGAATAATGATTTAAACATAGAAATAATATTAATCGATAATAGTGAAAATATTAAAATATTCAATGGTTTGAAAAATAAATTAGAAATATATAACAACATATTTTTTATAAATAATAAAACAAACTTAGGATTTTCTAAAGCAGTTAATCAAGGAATTAAAATTGCTATAGAAAATAAAACAGATTATATTTTACTTTTAAACGACGACGCATATTTAGATAAAAATTGTCTCCCGTTGCTTATTAATGCTTTAGAAAAAGACAAAAAAGCATTATTAGCAGGACCAACCATTTTTTATGAAAAATATCCAAATAAAGTCTGGCATACGGGGGGGTATTTTAATAAACTAACTATGGGCATTGATATTCCTTATAAAAATAAAACAGTAGATTTTTCATTTTTCAAAATTCTTCAACCAAAAAAAGTTGATTTTTTAACTGGTTGTGTTCTTTTATTAAAAAAAGAAGCTATAGAAAAAGTTGGTTTTTTTGATGAAAACTTATTTTTTTACGGTGAAGATCTTGACTATTCTCTTAGAGTTAAAAAAGCAGGGTTCGAACTATTATGGGTACCTAATGCATTTGCCTGGCATGATATAGATATCATTAAATATAGAACCACACCATTTGTGCTATATAATTTAGCTAAAAGTAATGTATTAGTAAGAAAAAAATTGTTTGACAGATCTTTATTTTATTATTATTTAGTTTTACATTTTTTTCTTTATACTCCTTTTAGGATATATCAGATATTGAGAGGCTCTAAAAATTTTGAGTCTATTAAAGCATGGATAAAAGGAACAATAGAAGGATTGAAGAATGATTAG
- a CDS encoding glycosyltransferase family 2 protein — MSKISCVIHTYNSEKYLRECLSSVEWCDEIVIIDMYSTDRTIEIAQEFGAKIYMHEYLGYADPARNYGLSKCSYDWILALDSDELIPKKLKIRLKEIADKDIFDVVLISRRNFFFGKELLGGAWGYDQDVIARFFKKGFLTYGSEVHNFIKINPKARVGKIIDKESSIIHFNYNSVRHFIEKLNTYTDFETFSTKYNYKGKPAIKILYHICREFFGRFIYKKGYKDGWIGLYLSLAMAFYRATAIAKSNLPNEEEVIKLYKELSKNIRDTKNDNKDK; from the coding sequence ATGAGTAAAATATCCTGTGTTATCCATACATATAATTCAGAAAAATATTTAAGGGAATGTTTATCAAGTGTAGAATGGTGTGATGAAATTGTAATTATAGATATGTACAGCACTGATAGAACAATAGAAATTGCTCAAGAATTTGGAGCAAAAATTTATATGCACGAATATCTTGGTTATGCAGATCCTGCTAGGAATTACGGGTTATCTAAGTGTTCGTATGATTGGATCTTGGCTCTAGATTCGGATGAATTAATCCCGAAAAAATTGAAAATAAGATTGAAAGAAATAGCAGATAAAGATATTTTTGATGTAGTATTGATTTCAAGACGGAATTTCTTTTTTGGAAAAGAATTACTAGGAGGAGCTTGGGGATATGATCAAGATGTCATAGCGCGTTTTTTTAAAAAAGGATTTCTCACCTATGGCTCGGAAGTACATAATTTTATAAAAATAAATCCAAAAGCAAGAGTAGGTAAAATTATTGATAAAGAGTCATCCATAATTCATTTTAATTACAATAGTGTTCGGCATTTTATTGAAAAATTAAATACTTATACTGATTTCGAAACCTTTTCAACAAAATATAACTATAAAGGAAAACCTGCTATAAAGATACTCTATCATATTTGCCGTGAATTTTTTGGAAGATTTATATATAAAAAAGGATATAAAGATGGATGGATAGGTTTATATTTATCTTTGGCAATGGCTTTTTATCGGGCAACTGCAATTGCTAAAAGTAATTTACCTAATGAAGAAGAAGTTATTAAATTATATAAAGAACTTAGTAAAAATATTCGAGATACAAAAAATGACAATAAAGATAAATAA
- a CDS encoding glycosyltransferase family protein, translating to MKKKMLYVMHIDWNWIKQRPQFLAEELAKFYDLTVVYTYGYRRKLLVHNQKNNINRFVALYRLPHQRFRNTLFGRIINDTILKLQFRMFDNNYDYVWLTSPTYVNFIKNRFKKSKIIYDCMDDNIGIKDDIERNKILKLEHELLSIADIVFVSSDNLKNVIKKRGYKKEIYVINNAISSGLIREFENSYINTDNTDNNYIVKNKKYFKLLYVGTISYWFDFEKILKLLDDLPNITVTLVGPCEVDIPKHKRLIYNGIIPHSNLLSFVKDYDVLIMPFILNELILSVDPVKIYEYISFGKNIVSIYYKEMEKFRKFVYFYNDYKDLKNTIEFLTKNNYLKFSKREALQFLMKNTWEIRAKNIFQILEAYK from the coding sequence ATGAAGAAAAAAATGTTGTATGTTATGCATATTGATTGGAATTGGATAAAACAAAGACCGCAATTTTTAGCTGAAGAATTGGCAAAATTTTATGATTTAACTGTTGTCTATACTTATGGGTATAGAAGAAAATTATTAGTACATAATCAAAAAAACAATATAAACAGGTTTGTTGCTTTATATAGATTACCTCACCAAAGGTTTAGAAATACTTTGTTTGGTAGGATCATTAATGACACAATTTTAAAATTGCAATTTCGAATGTTTGATAATAATTATGATTATGTTTGGTTAACTTCACCAACATATGTTAATTTTATAAAGAATAGATTTAAAAAAAGTAAAATAATTTATGATTGTATGGATGATAATATTGGAATAAAAGATGATATTGAAAGAAATAAAATTCTTAAATTAGAACATGAACTTCTTAGTATAGCAGATATAGTTTTTGTCAGTAGCGATAACTTAAAAAATGTAATAAAAAAAAGAGGCTACAAGAAAGAAATTTATGTGATAAATAATGCTATTTCTTCAGGTCTTATTCGTGAATTTGAAAATAGTTATATAAATACAGATAATACAGATAATAATTATATAGTTAAAAATAAAAAATATTTTAAACTGCTTTATGTTGGAACGATATCATATTGGTTTGACTTTGAAAAGATTTTAAAACTTTTGGATGATTTGCCTAATATTACCGTTACTTTAGTAGGTCCCTGTGAAGTCGATATACCTAAGCATAAAAGACTTATTTATAATGGGATTATACCTCATAGTAATTTATTATCATTTGTTAAAGATTATGATGTATTAATCATGCCTTTTATCTTAAATGAATTAATTTTGTCTGTAGATCCAGTAAAAATATATGAATATATTAGTTTTGGTAAAAATATAGTTTCAATTTATTATAAAGAGATGGAGAAATTTAGAAAATTTGTTTATTTCTATAATGATTATAAAGATTTAAAAAATACTATCGAATTTTTGACAAAAAATAATTATCTTAAATTTTCAAAACGGGAAGCTCTTCAGTTTCTCATGAAAAATACATGGGAAATACGGGCTAAAAATATTTTCCAAATATTGGAAGCTTATAAATGA
- the wecB gene encoding non-hydrolyzing UDP-N-acetylglucosamine 2-epimerase, with amino-acid sequence MKILFIFGTRPEAIKMAPVIKKFEKHNEFEVKVCVTGQHREMLDQVLNFFDIKPDYDLNIMKPNQTLYNITASIIKELEKVIKIEKPSLIFIQGDTTTAFVGALAGYYAKAKIAHIEAGLRSYNKYSPFPEEMKRVLIGHLADYHFAPTKKAKENLYKENIKKNVYVVGNTVIDALFLGLEIIKKEGEQKYYEYFNFIDFSKKIILVTGHRRESFGEPFKNICYAIKEIAENYDDVEIVYPVHLNPNVRKPVYKILKSNKRIHLIKPLSYPYFIWLMNKSYLVLTDSGGIQEEAPALGKPVLVMREITERTEGIKAGTAKLVGTDKEKIIKEVSVLLTNEVEYNNMAKAINPYGDGKASNRIRDIIKEVL; translated from the coding sequence ATGAAAATACTTTTTATTTTCGGTACTCGTCCTGAAGCAATTAAGATGGCTCCTGTGATTAAAAAATTTGAAAAACATAACGAATTTGAAGTTAAAGTATGCGTCACAGGGCAGCATAGAGAAATGTTGGATCAGGTATTAAATTTTTTTGACATAAAACCTGATTATGATTTAAACATAATGAAACCAAATCAAACTCTTTACAATATAACAGCAAGTATAATTAAAGAATTAGAAAAAGTAATAAAAATAGAAAAACCAAGCCTAATATTTATTCAAGGTGATACTACTACTGCATTTGTAGGTGCACTTGCAGGGTATTATGCAAAAGCGAAAATAGCTCATATAGAGGCAGGTTTAAGAAGTTATAACAAATATTCTCCGTTTCCTGAAGAGATGAAAAGAGTTTTAATTGGACATCTTGCAGATTACCATTTTGCTCCTACAAAAAAAGCAAAGGAAAATTTGTATAAAGAAAACATTAAGAAAAATGTTTATGTTGTTGGAAATACAGTAATAGATGCTTTATTTTTAGGTTTAGAAATTATAAAGAAAGAAGGTGAACAAAAATATTATGAATATTTTAATTTTATTGATTTTTCAAAAAAAATAATTCTTGTAACCGGACATAGGCGAGAAAGTTTTGGAGAGCCTTTTAAAAATATATGTTATGCAATAAAAGAAATAGCTGAAAATTATGACGATGTAGAAATTGTGTACCCTGTACATTTAAATCCAAATGTTAGAAAACCTGTGTATAAAATTTTAAAGAGTAATAAAAGGATACATCTCATAAAACCATTATCGTATCCTTATTTTATTTGGCTTATGAATAAATCTTATTTAGTACTAACAGACTCAGGTGGGATACAAGAGGAAGCTCCTGCCTTAGGTAAACCTGTTTTAGTTATGAGAGAAATAACTGAAAGGACAGAAGGTATAAAAGCGGGAACAGCTAAACTTGTAGGAACTGACAAGGAAAAGATAATAAAAGAAGTATCTGTCTTATTAACTAATGAAGTTGAGTATAATAATATGGCAAAAGCAATTAATCCTTATGGAGATGGAAAAGCAAGTAATAGAATAAGAGATATAATAAAAGAGGTACTTTGA
- a CDS encoding methyltransferase domain-containing protein has translation MDFDRKSVEAVKRNLGVDTVYAMSLEEFYHFARERNLKFDVITFFEVLEHQDRPMEFLRMVRELLNEGGYIGGSVPNRESFFAEILIRKDSLIDYPPHHFLRFSHKALENALKLAGFRDIKVFQPDFPRKEIYLFVEKKLFGNLDNKYNINLS, from the coding sequence ATAGACTTTGACAGAAAAAGCGTGGAGGCTGTAAAAAGAAATCTTGGGGTGGACACTGTTTATGCCATGAGCTTAGAAGAGTTTTATCACTTTGCCAGAGAGAGAAACCTTAAGTTTGATGTTATTACCTTCTTTGAAGTCCTTGAGCATCAGGACAGACCTATGGAGTTTCTGAGGATGGTTAGGGAGCTTTTAAACGAAGGTGGATATATAGGTGGAAGTGTGCCAAATAGGGAGAGTTTTTTTGCAGAGATTTTAATCAGGAAAGACTCCTTGATTGACTATCCACCTCATCACTTTTTGAGATTTTCTCATAAAGCTTTAGAGAATGCCCTGAAGCTTGCTGGATTCAGAGATATAAAAGTTTTCCAACCAGACTTTCCAAGAAAAGAAATTTATCTTTTTGTTGAGAAAAAACTTTTCGGTAACTTAGATAATAAATATAATATTAATTTAAGCTAG
- a CDS encoding class I SAM-dependent methyltransferase: MFFEHIPKHIKGKLLDVGCGDGVFLKEAQRHGFEV, encoded by the coding sequence ATGTTTTTTGAACATATTCCCAAGCACATAAAAGGCAAACTCCTTGATGTGGGCTGTGGCGATGGAGTTTTTCTAAAAGAAGCCCAAAGGCATGGCTTTGAAGTCTAG
- the hepT gene encoding type VII toxin-antitoxin system HepT family RNase toxin yields the protein MPHDLAFYTTKDFSWKDSYQLYGELTSSLRSDRVDLVWLNRANPVLQFEVIKYGKVLFYRDADILNDYELKAKKNFYDYALYLEKHRRINKGYFISRLGKLKEYRKDLLDLGDLSFEDYTKSRWLHYSVERLLFLIAESILDILDHVLAGKFQVVSDSYEDIIRNAYGKGIIDKDLFEKLKGLEAFRNVLAHEYLELSHEEVYQNYLKMKDILGQVIEKLESLLEG from the coding sequence ATGCCTCATGATTTAGCCTTCTACACCACCAAGGACTTTAGCTGGAAAGATTCCTATCAACTTTACGGAGAATTAACTTCAAGCCTTAGGTCTGACAGGGTTGACCTTGTGTGGCTCAACAGGGCTAACCCTGTGCTTCAGTTTGAGGTCATAAAATACGGCAAGGTGCTTTTCTACAGGGATGCAGACATCTTAAACGACTATGAACTCAAAGCCAAGAAAAACTTTTACGACTATGCCCTATACCTTGAAAAACACAGAAGAATAAACAAAGGATACTTCATAAGTAGGTTGGGAAAGTTAAAGGAGTACAGAAAAGACCTTTTAGACCTTGGAGACCTGAGCTTTGAAGATTACACAAAAAGCAGGTGGCTACATTACTCAGTGGAAAGGTTGCTTTTTCTCATAGCGGAAAGCATCCTTGACATCCTTGACCACGTACTGGCAGGCAAGTTTCAGGTGGTAAGCGACAGCTACGAAGACATAATAAGAAACGCTTACGGTAAAGGCATTATAGACAAGGACCTCTTTGAAAAGCTAAAAGGCCTGGAAGCTTTCCGCAACGTCCTTGCCCATGAATACCTTGAGTTATCCCATGAGGAGGTCTACCAAAACTATCTGAAGATGAAAGATATATTAGGGCAGGTGATAGAAAAGCTTGAGAGCTTGCTTGAGGGTTAG